The genomic stretch AATTAATGGAATTTACATTCTGAAAAAAATTATTCAACCTCTTAAAATATCAAATGCTAATAAATTATATTACGACATccaaagcaaatggaaaaatatatatttatcaatAGCTTACATATCATATGCAATTATTTTACAGCAATAAGCTTTTTGTCTAACGATCTACAGGCATTAGTAGATACTTTTTTTTTCAATAGACATTTGAATAAATGTAATTTTATGAAAGAACAGAAGTTGTATTTGTATAAACAAATCAACTTAGACTGAGTTTATGCATCCTTTTCTTCTCGAAAAGAGATATTAAAAGACAAATCCACAACATGATAAAAGATGTTTAAATATGAGCTCAGAACAGAGGAATTAGCACCTGTCACCTTCAAGAGGTGAACACTGAGCCAGTGGACAACACACCTAGGAAAAGTAATGGAATGATATTGCTTAATTAAGCTAAGTAGCAGACACATTGTCAGTCATGCCAGACTTTAATAAAAGATACACAGACGAAGAGCATAGGAACGTAAAGCATGGGATGACCCAGCCACAGTGTATGGTATGTTACCACAGTAGACAGGAGCCTTCTCTAAACCAAACAAGATCATCAACATAGACATGAATCATAATGTGATATCACTTGTGACTGATTCAACACATGCAAGGAGAACATGGGTTGGACAGCCTTGAACTGAAGTCCCTATAACCCATAGCATGTGGCTCAAGAGCTTCCCTACAATTCAACCAATCACTGAGCTTGATGGTTTACATATTGATTGGGTTGGATGCTGCTCAAATCTACAATGCATGGTCTGAAGTGAGGAGTGACACTTGGCATAGAAACAGCAATCAGTAATGTAGTTGTGGTATGAAGTTTGGCACCTAAAACACCCTCccctgtgtatgtgtgcgtgtgtgtgcgtgtgtgtgtgtatatagaatgGAACAGCACAGAGACATGCAGCCTGGTTGAGTTTCTCAGACGAGTTTCATAGACAGACATAGAAGTCTATGTTTTAATATTGCACATACTAAAGAACATTGAAGGAGATACGTATAGTATAGCCTGGTGTGGTATGAGTGTGTAAACCATATTGACTCTAACCCTGGGATATCATAATGATCTCCACCTTAATCACCTAATACCTACTCACCATGAAACATATCCAATTCAAGTATCCATGGGACCCAGGGCCAGACTACTGCATTTGGAACCCTGGGGCACTGACCTCAAGGCACTCCCCCCTCCTTCTACACATTTTATCATGAGGCTAAGAGAAtatgttgccgttttaaagctaatttcctgcaattttacacTATTTGCAATCTGACCCACAACACCCCAAAAATGTAATAATACAAATTTGGTTGAGGAAGGTCAGGGCCCCGGGGCACAAGCCCTGTGTCCCCGTTCGGTATACCGGCCCTGATGGGACCAATTCTGCTTCATGGtttattaaaagtaaaaaactAATTGACATGAAGCACTGTAAAATAAGATATTGGAGAGTTATTTGTGAAACAATTCAGTGTGTATCACACTAAAGACAGAAGGTCAGTGTCCTGGAGCCAGTGGAGGTCCAGACACGACAGAGCAATTTCCTGTGGGGCTCTTGTAGTTCTAGTAGCTGTAGTAAAAGTCAGGCTGTGTGAAGCTGTCTGCTCTGCATGTCATTTGGACTGGAGGATGTGCACATCTGCTGTAGCATTAAGTCCTTGGAAACTTGCAAAATCATTCACACTCCCTCAGGTTTTCAAGCATATGCACACACTACGTCACAGCTTCAATGTCCTTGGCTGACATGCACGCTCAAGGCAGAGTTAAGACTTGAAGACGTGCACGGCCCGCACCACGTACTGCCTGCAGATGGGGCACTCGCTCATCCTCATCCCACATTTGGTACAGGTGACCATGTGACCGCACTCTAGCAGCACACAGTCGATCACAGCGTCCATGCAGATGCGACATAGGTGGTCATCAGAGGCCAGCTGAGCCTTCACACTGTCTGTGGAGAAAAACAACACGAGAAAATAGTATTACTCCACGTAGCTAGCAGCCTGAGGATGGCTGTCTTCTCTATGGtcattcacatactgtacatgatgACGTAGTGCCCAAATAGCCAGTTAAACAGCAGGATGCAGTGGTCTCTCAGCACATAGCATATTACTCAGGAGGGGTTATGGTTGGGATTGAATGGAAAAATTAGACTTCAGCATGCATCAATATGGAGAGATGTATTTCAAGACAGTGATGGTTTTGCAGGTGGGATAGTGGTGGAGTTAGACATGCCTACCTTCCACTGCACCATTGCAGATAGGCGGAGGATATGACACCACTTCATTTACAAAAGGAAAGGAGCAGTGACAAAACAACCATTAGTGATTCTAATAGGATATAAGCTCTTACTCCAATTCTTCTTTCTTACATAGTATTAAAACAAACAATTCAACAAGTCATTTCCTATACACAATTCCATTATAGTCATTTCCTGTACACAActcaaatatacagttgaagtcagaggtttacatacaccttagccaaatacatttaaactcagtttttcacaattccttttaatcctagtaaaaattccctgtcttaggtcagttaggattgccactttattttaagaatgtgaaacgtcagaataatagtagagagaatgatttctttcagcttttatttctttcatcacattcccagtgggtcagaagtttacatatgttcaattagtatttggtagcattgcctttaaattgtttaacttgggtcaaacgttttgggtagccatccacaagcttcccacaataagttgggtgaattttggcccattcttcctgacagagctggtgtaactgagtcaggtttgtaggcctccttgctcgcacacgctttttcagttctgcccacaaattttctatatgattgaggtcaaggctttgtaatggccactccaataccttgactttgttgtccttaagccattttgccacaactttggaagcatacttggggtcattgtccacttggaagacccactTGAGACCAAGCTttcatttcctgactgatgtcttgagatgttgcttcaatatatccacataattttagtccctcctgcagcaaagcacccccacaacatgatgctgccacccccgtagtTCACGCTTGGGAaattgttcttcggcttgcaagcctccccctttttcctccaaacataacgatggtcattatgacatCAGTCCAGAGGACAGTTCTCCAAAAAcgacgatctttgtccccatgtgttgttgcaaaccgtagtctgtctttttatggtcgttttggagcagtggttcttccttgctgagcagcctttcaagttatgtcgatataggactcgttttactgtggatattgatacttttgtacctgtttcctccagcatcttcacaagatcctttgctgttgttctgggattgatttgcacttttgcaccaaagtacattaatctctaggagacagaactcgtctccttcctgagcggtatgacagctgtgtggtcccatggtgtttatacttgcgtattattgtttgtacagatgaacatgttaccttcaggtgtttggaaattgctccaaaggaagaaccagccttgtggaggtctacaatcttatttctgaggtcttgttgatttcttttgattttcccatgatgtgaagcaaagagacactgagtttgaaggtaggccttgaaatacatcaacaggtgcacctccaattgactcaaatgatgtcaattagcctatcagaagcttctaaagccatgacatcattttctggaattttccaagctgtttaaaggcacagtcaaattagtgtatgtaaacttctgacccactggaattgtgagacaatgaattataagtgaaataatctgtctgtaagcaattgttggaaaaattacttgtgtcatgcacaaagtagatgtcctaaccgactggccaaaactatagtttgttaacaagaaatttgtggagtggttgaaaaatgagttttaatgaccccaacctaatcgtatgtaaacctccaacttcaactgtatgtgcatcATGTAATATACAATACAACCCAACAAAACAGTATTGAATGCCCTCACCTGCAGACATGCTGTTGATGTTGCTGACATTTTCCACTggaagaaaatacagaaatacatctTTAATACTGTGTATCTGGACCTGTGAATAATACCAAATCAAAGAAAGATGTTTTAACTTGGACAGTTTCTCTATTGTTCAAACTAGGTTTGAACTGGAGATTGATAATCTATGAAGGTTGTTATAAAAAGGATCAGTAGTGTTCTAGTTAAGATTAGGTTGGTTGGTATAGGGGGACTAAAATGATTCAACGTGGTGCTTACTGGACTTCCTGTTCTGTTCGTTCTCCCTGTAGAGCCGATGCACCCGCTCTATCAGCTCCCACTTCTCACAGCAGCCAGAGTAGTTGACAAAGTTACGGGCCAGTATCTCTTTGAGCTGCCGGACAGACAGGCTCTCAATGTCCCCTTCGTTGTCCAGGTCAGATAGAGAGGCCCGTATTCTCCTCTGTGTCACTGGACTGACCTacaaagagaaaagaggaggcacTTCAGAAAACATGTTCAATACAAAGTTCAATTATGACCATGTTTGGTCACACCATGGTCATTGAGGTAATACAACTGACCAAGTGAATGCTCTCACAAGAGTGGGTCAGTGATTTCTCTTCAGTTAAATACATGAGGTGGAGACTGAAAGGACAGAGGCAGCTCGAGGTAAAGGGCGGGTCGTCTCACCTCTATGATAGGTTCACTGGCAGGTTCCAGGTGAAGGAGTGGGATGGTCGGAGCTCCCCCATGCTCctggaaacacaacacaacacaaaagaGGATCAACAGCAGTTTAAGAAACAGTACTGGAGCAGATATGACAGTGTTGAAATACTTGTGTTGTCTGATGCTCCTCACCCTTTCTCCCACAAATCAGAACTTCTATAAAACACCACCAGAGGTGCTGTTATCACTTTTTCTATTCATATTAAACATCCATCAGAGGGAAATAAAAAAATAGTACAGTTTGCTATAATAACcataaatcaaattcaaatctgaTGTCTCTCTTCAAATGTCTGATAAGGAAATGAGGCATGTAGGCGTATCCTCCAGGAGTACGCGGAATGCCGTCGGGGGTCTGGAAAAATAATTATCTTCACATTTTCAATCAGTACATTTAGTAAggcccatagagacacataccagctctactggctggtagtactgctactatcagcagtactacacctgcacctgtcaacaacacaagttgttctgcttccacgagcacatccaatgctaggaTCAGTAATTCTacaattctacatttgttgttagtccagctagcatggacactgaccgTTTTGAATCTGATGCAGCCTAAGAACTACTGCaaccttacccgggaaagcaccgaacaactgacagggacgttggaccatcgaagaggcacaaatatgatgagaactacattgatttggggttcacttatattgggagtagtgcctttcctaagccacagtgtgttatatgtgcagaAGTACTATATGACAACTCAATTAAAAAATgtaggctatgattaagaagttggagcacttctctgtctgcattaacaaggacagcacacaggtctttccatcattgtatgatttttttgtgtgcaaatgaactcaagcttacggacaatgtcaaatgtaatatagcgaagcacccgagtgagttgggtgcgcaattacgcaggtactttcccgaaatggatgacacaaacaaacagatgacaaacaactggattcgttatccctttcatgccctgcctccagtccacttaccgatatctgaacaagagagcctcatcgtgAAAACTGCCAGATTTATGGATGAggctgcactcagagtatcctgccttggcaaatcgcgctgttaagacactgttgccttttgcaaccacgtacctatgtgagagtggattctcggctctcactagcatgaaaactaaatacaggcacagactgtgtgtggaaaatgatttaggactgactctctccaatacaactcaacattgcagagttatgtgcatcctttcaagaatacccttctcattaacctgtggtgatttattcacaattttcgatgaacaaataaggttttatatgtaagatggttaaataaaaataaaaattattgattattattatattgttatttttgccctggtcctataagagctctttgtcacttcccactagcagggttgtgacaaaaactcacactcattcttatgtttaaaaaatgtatcgtatagtgtgtgtggcaagcttacaatgatggcaaaaaaacagttgagagtgcgctgaccctggtgatagacggggtatgcagctggaggttgaatgtttgaaggggtacgaggCTATAAAAAGTTTAGGAACCACTGCTCTAAAGGTACCATGTTACATTTAGTATTCAGCACCATTTGCTTCTTCTAATCTTAACAGATTGGTTAATTATTCCCTTTGAATATGTTAACTATATTTGGAGTTTGCCTGCAACCAGAATCTAATGGTCTTGGCGGGACGAATCTGATGAGAATGTTTACCTTGTGGCGTATTGACTTGCGTTAACTCAGCCATTTATGTGCAATGAAGAGAGAACATAAAACAGCAACGATCATGAAGAGcctactcctcccctcctctctgtctccaccggACCACCGCACAAAAAGCAATTAGCTAATGGTGCAGGGCTAATGCATTCTTCCGGTGTGACATCACGATGCGGGATGGGGGCTGAGTCTATAGGGGGTCGGGGGAGGCTGATGTTCCTGGGTGTATGTGCACACACATGCTCCCTACGTATTCCACTGGACCAATCAGCTGCAGGCTGCAAGCCTGCACCTGTGTTTATAATGCATCAGCAGGCCTGTTTGTGGTGTGCTAGCCTCCCTAACCCAGCTCTAGCAACTGACAACACCACAACTGCACTACCACCAGACACGAGCTATGCTCACAACCAGCCTAGAGCCCCACTCATTTTATCCTTTATGGATTACAATAGGAGTGGATGATTTTGATGTTTAGGCCAAAATGATCCCACGGACAGAGATGTGAGCAGTATTGTtgtgtttcgctctctcttttcaaTTACAGCTGTGCCGTTGAGAGGAATCAGAAGCCAGCCTGAGCATTGTTACATAACCGACAGCATAACAGACCTAAAAAAGAGGGCTTCAGCTCTGGCTGTTGATGACTGGCTGCAGCTCCCAGGGCTGCACTGCAAGAGCAGCTGTCAGTCACGTGGACGTGAGATCACAGAAAAGAGTGAAATTGTGCAGTATGAAATATGAATGTAGCAGATGATCTGTGTGAGTGAACCTCTTCATTCATGTCAAACACAAAGCACCAGACTGTATCAAACTGGCTGCAAAGGACAGGGCTTGACTGCAATAAACTATACTGCAATTACTAGAATGCTTGTAAACTTTTTATGCTCCTATATTTAGCCTAAATGGTTATCAAAGGGGTTACTTTCAGCAGGGCTGTGGACAATCATAACCCATTTGTGACAACTCTACTTCACACTGACTAATATGTTTCCCACATCCATGCCATGTGCTTATCAAGCTTCACATTAATTAGCTTTGATACAAGGAGGACAGATGTCAAAAGAGCAGAGAAGATGGTAAACGAAGGGGGGCAGCTGTATGTGGAATGGGACTAggttgtgtttgtgagtgtgtgtgtgcatgcgtgtgtgtgttatgtgtttgtGTAGTCATACCTGGCTCTGAGCGGTCCCTGAGCTGTCACTCTGGCTGAGAGGAGAGCCTCcttgagaggtggagagagccgACTGCtccgaggtggagagagacaactGCTCTGAAGCGGAGCGGTGTGCGGCTGAGGGGGGCGAGgcatggagggagtgggggagcgAGTGCAGGCTGTCTGTGtctgcatcctcctcctcttcttcttcttcttcttcctcctcctcctcctcatcttcctctacaTCTCCTTGTGTCAAGGTGTTTTCTCCAGCTTCCTGGTGGCAGAGCACCAGGTCCACCAGGTCTTCCTTCTCCCTGCAGGTGTCTGTAGGGATGTTGCGCAGCAGCAGGTACTGGCGCAGGTCCTTAACACGCAGCGCCATGAGCTGTGGTCTCTGGAAGGCCGTTCCGCGCAGGAGGTGGCAGGTGGTGCAGCAGCGAAGGCTCTCTTGCAGCACCGAGCACATGGCGCAGAAACTTTTCTTACAGTCCGAGCATATGtgctgaaagaaagagagagagagacagagagagatacagcaaTAGAGACTCACCACACACGTTTAGAAGAGAGGCGATCCCATCAGCCAGtcatgtccattcctcctgatcAATTAATTAATAGATTTAATTAATTATTGGCATCATGGAGTAAATGAACTATCCTGGCTTTAGAACTCTTAATTACAACTAAGGAGAGGGATCTGCCAAATCTACCAGACAACAGCTTTCCAATACAAGGACTCATTCCCTATGATGTCACTATGTCCTAGGAAAGAGGATGAGTTTCCCCCATTTGGCACAGACAACCTAAATAATAATATATGGAATATTCTCTAGCATTTACAAGCTTATCTCGGTTTACTGAGGAAACTCAGATGAATCGACTGACAGGCAGTCTGAATGGAGACAGAAAAAGTGGGATATGGCCAGAAATAATTTCCATATCATTACTGTGCATTGCAAATGAGCTGTGGACCAGAAAGAGGACATTCACACTCTGACAGGTCCATTTATCAATCGCCTGTGTTAGTCCCCCAGAACCTCTCCTTTCTTGACACAGATAtcgagctgacacacacacacacacacacacacacacacacacacacacacacacacacacacacacacacacacacacacacacacacacacacacacacacacacacacacacacacacacacacacacacacacacacacacacacacacacacacacacagaatatatTCCGGGATTGAACCTCAGCAGGTGTGAGCGGgctgatagagcagtctgagcctGGAAGTGCAAGAACGCTGAAGCCTCCAGGGGCTTCTATCGCTGTCCCAGCATGCTACACTGTCAGTCAATGCCTAGATACGCTCTGCCATTTACCTGTCTGTAGTCTGAGCTGATGCCCTGGTGTGACCAGTATGATTGAGTATTTCATATGGAAGTTAGTTTTATTAGTTTATAAGGGGCACAGTGTTCTTCCTCATCTTTTTACACACTATTGTCATTATCCTCATCACCACCTACCTTGCGCCTGAAGACGGAGAAGGCCAGTCCACAGGCCTTGCAGAGCTGACCTGCACTCCCTGAGCTGGTGGGGGGATATGTGGAGTACCCGGCGCTGGGGGCAAAGCGGAAGGGCCCCGTCCCGGCCCCAAACCCTGGCTGCTGCCCGCGCACCGTCCCTGTGCCCATCACCTCGTTCAGCAGCCCACAACATGACGCCCACATGGACGATGCCCCCGCCtatgaaacaaacacacaaagaatGCACGTCTGTTCTTTTTAAATTAATGTCTCCAAGTTTGAATGCATAGTTTGGAGTCCTATTATCCATCCCAGTAGGTTAATAAACCATATGCCTTTGGCAGTACTGAAATCATAGTAGCCTTCAATGCAATCAATACAGTGCCCCAATTTCACCTccaatactagactagagaaaaGTACAACTTTTGTTGTAGGTTGCATTGCTAAGGGAATGGTATCTCAGACTTCTCACATCATTCGTAATTTGACCCTGAATCCCACAATGCCTCATTGTGACCTTCAGATGCTCAACCACCTCCCCCCTCTGATGAACTACCTTTGTAACTCCTGAGTTCCTCTACAAAAAGCATTGAAGTATTATAATAAAGTCTCTGGGGTGTTCGCACATTAAAGAAATGTGTAGCAGTGCCTGACGGCAGCTGGCGTATTCAGAACAGGGTCCTGTGAACAGTGTGGAGGTGCAGAGGTGGATGCTATACAGCCTATAGCTCTTCAGAGGAAGGAACTTAAGATCCAAATGGAACAGAGTGAAAGACACAAAAAAACAGTGAATGTGGACTGCAAATCAGGGCCGTGCAGAGGGTGCAGGTGCTCAAAATGAAAAAAGGGCACCCATCTGCTATTTAGCTAGCTCTAtatgtacgcttgtttattccatgtgtaactgtgtcgtttgtgtcacactgctttgctttatcttggccaggtcgcagttgtaaatgagaactgaacatttaaaaaaaaaaatatatatatatatatatttttttttttcactggTTGTGATTTATATTCAATGCTCTTAAATAATAACTTCTTAATATAATATTCATAAACTTTGAACTTATGATATATGACTGGCTGGCTAGTGGATATTTTTAGTATATGGTAGTTAGCTAGAGTCTAATAGACTACATgtgttgctgctactgttacaGGCTTTGTTTTTTCCATTTATATTTAGAGATTGGATGTTAGCGTGTGGGGCAagccgattggtgtcacctcgttagtcagtatgtgttacacctgcgCTGGTTTGTCATCtcattagtgggaaggtgtttcacctgtgctgggccaggtgctatttaagagcagttgtccCAGTGTTTCTgttgtcttgagagatgtggaAGGTTAACGCCTTAAGTTGACCCCCGTTCATTTGCTTTCTAGACAAAATCCTTTATCTGATCTTCTGGTTTAAGTTTTGTGCCACTTTTTCCTTGCATTCTCTTTCCTTGGTTTTTGTTACATTTCCTAGCAAGAAAACCAAAATTGTTCACTCAAACAGAAAAGGGAACAACCAAAACGAAACAAGTGGAGTTTTAAGAGGGGTTCTGAaaaacactcatgggggtgtccactgaaagctGACTAGCAACAACTaggacctaaaagacacccaccaaaTTTAAAAACATGGAAGAAACCAAAAGGTGGAGCAAAACTGGGAAGATCAGATAAATAATTTTGATTTAGAAATCAAATGGGGAGAGTCAAAGGTGTTAACCCTTCACCTCTTCCAAGACAACTGGAGCCCTTGGCCAGCCAATCTTaaaatagcacctgggccagcacaggtgaaacacattCACACCAATGAGACGATAAACCAGCACAGTTGTAATGCAAACcgcatacaaaaatatatattccacCACCCAAAAGGCAGTTGGGAGTAGGAGGGCAAAGGTAGACTCCTATCTGTGAACGTGCCTGCTGTAAATACATTATTATGAGAGCTCTTTGGGTCTGTTTGCGGTTGAAAATGGTCAAGCACTATAGCGTAAACAGCCTGTCCTAATGAGCTATGCCCCAAAAGGGATGCTGGGTTCAATCATTAAAGGTGCAAtccgcagttgaaacaataacaaagcagccTCCTACCCGTTTCAgcaaaaagctgagggatggggctgaagtaatgtaaccactctcaaatttatAGACAGGGCTGTGGATGCAAGGCCTGacccatccatgatatcaaaattatagttttaaccatgttttgaggcttcatagccctcaaactcaactctggacctcgaagccaatTATACTGCAGTTTATCAATGTTtccttctaatcagggactgatttaggcctgggacaccaggtgtagGCAATTCATTATCAGGCAGAACAGAAAACTAGCAGGCTCCGTACCTCATAGGGTAAGCGTTAAATAACCCTgcttacatttactttgttaaaACCAGCTTATATTTTGCAttttgatggggtacgacagttgaactaagctcatgaggcatttatcagttatatttttcaagaatcaatgtgTACATTATcacaagtccaaaaatggatgtagcaactgcacaTTGCCACTTTAAGTTTCTGTCCATTATATAATGAATGCCTGGTCACACACAACGCTACAGACATAAATCCCCCGATGAGAGTATGCTATGGCTCTCATTGAAAACCTAATCTCTATGTTAAGACTTGTATGGTTACTGTGTGAGCAGTAGGGTAATTTAACAGATATAACAGCCTTATGACCTAGTAGAGTAGGTGCACTTAGTGATATTAATGTGGTCCTCCAAAAGAAGACCATACAATGGATGTGACATGTTTGCCTGATCAATGTTTACTGACTGCAAGACTGTCTACTCCAAGGCCTGAGACCCAAGATGGCATGATCCCTGGCGCAGCTCCTTGGAGCATATtgatgggggaagagaggaggagggcagggagagaaaATGTCTTCTGTTACAGGGCCTGGGGAATCAATAGCTGACATGAGCATACAGTATGTGGCTATGTCTGAGCTCAGTAGAGAATACTGTGAGCGTAGGCTATATTTTACAAGATGAGGCCGTTGCTGTCCACAAATACAGTTCTACTCAGCCATGACCTGCCACAACACACAGCCCTGCTCTATGATCTCACCTCTCTTCGCCTGCCTGCTTAGCCAGTCTGCAGTTATATAATCCAGGAGCTAAGTGCTATATGTGGAACTGACTGCACTGAGATGGAGATGGTCTTCCCAGAAATACAGTACAGCAATAAGTTGGTTGTGAAACAACATGATATCATAAGAAAATGTCATCCTGGCAAATGTTTGAATGAAGGTCAAATGTCACAGTAGCTGATGTTTTTCTCAATACAATGTAGTCAGTGGGAAAGATGAGTGTCGCAGGGTTGAGTTTTTCTCAATACATTGCAGGCAATGGAAATAGATGAGTGCCCTACTCATACATCCGACCAAGCATGCAATGGGGCATAAACCAGGCACACAGAAAGAGTGGTAAAAGATCCACTGTGACTTAGATAATCCCCCTATCTTTGGACAGTTACTCAGTGGGCCATTACTACACCCTTTCGCTAGATTTAGCAGGAGGAGGCACAGTGGTATGGCCATAAAATCACTCATATCTGGCACAGCGCCAAAGGAAGAGCTTTCCCCTGTCACCTCAATTAGCACCCAGTAAGCTCTGCAGGGAAGGACTGACAAAACATACAATAGATAACAGCAAACAAGAGTTACAGTAAAATGCACTATTTTGTTACCAATATATACACCTTTTGGAGCTTAATAATATCTAATCTACATGAAGATTAAATATTACGTATTACTATAGAATGCCTGGTTGTGGGCAGTTAAGGGGTTTAGGGCCCCTAACTTGCACTTGTCATATCAGACTTCTTGACACACACAATCAATCTGCTGATGCACTGGACCTGCTGAGGAGCGCTGTGCTTTTTTAAAACGTTTTTGACCATTGATTTCTATTATTCTTTTTGTCAGAATATATGACAGTGTAAAGCCTTGTTTATACCAGGTGTTAGCATGCGTTccttgtcctgatcttgtccacattctaattgtgcccacattttcagaaatatcaaatcaaattgtattagtcgcatgtgtcgaatacaacaggctacagtgaaatgcttacgagcccctaaccaacaatgcagtttaacaaAAAATGTGAAtaggaaataaaagtaacaagtaattaaagagcagcagtaaaataacattagcgagactatatacaggggggtaccggtacagagtcaatgtccgggggcaccggttagttgaggtaatatgtacatgtaggtagagttactaaagt from Oncorhynchus tshawytscha isolate Ot180627B linkage group LG09, Otsh_v2.0, whole genome shotgun sequence encodes the following:
- the LOC112257587 gene encoding E3 ubiquitin-protein ligase RNF34-like — protein: MYKAGASSMWASCCGLLNEVMGTGTVRGQQPGFGAGTGPFRFAPSAGYSTYPPTSSGSAGQLCKACGLAFSVFRRKHICSDCKKSFCAMCSVLQESLRCCTTCHLLRGTAFQRPQLMALRVKDLRQYLLLRNIPTDTCREKEDLVDLVLCHQEAGENTLTQGDVEEDEEEEEEEEEEEEEEDADTDSLHSLPHSLHASPPSAAHRSASEQLSLSTSEQSALSTSQGGSPLSQSDSSGTAQSQEHGGAPTIPLLHLEPASEPIIEVSPVTQRRIRASLSDLDNEGDIESLSVRQLKEILARNFVNYSGCCEKWELIERVHRLYRENEQNRKSMENVSNINSMSAVVSYPPPICNGAVEDSVKAQLASDDHLCRICMDAVIDCVLLECGHMVTCTKCGMRMSECPICRQYVVRAVHVFKS